The Phalacrocorax aristotelis chromosome 2, bGulAri2.1, whole genome shotgun sequence region TTGGACCTTTGAAGTAACATCCAAACACCCCTTCTAGAGCTGTCCCATTACAGTCCTCCCTGTAAagcatatgtatatgtacaaAGTTCTGGCAAGGCAGCCCCAGTTAGATCAGTCAGGATCTTCCTTATGCAGTGACGAAGACCAAGAGGAGACTTGTGCCTGCATTGTTCTATTaagtttcctcttttgtttccaTATCACAGTATGCTCAGTCAAAGCTTTTTTGGTGCTTCACTGATCAAActgatttttccctttgatGATAATACGAAATATGGTAGGATAATAGGGTTGTTATATAATCGAAGTCGACAGCAGGGAGCTAAATTTGTGTTGTTTTGATGAGGAGCACATTAGTGTGACACAAATAGTCTAAtctgatttattattattatttctaatgttTAATAATCGGGAAGGGTAGGGGAAATGAGACTCTGGGGAATGCGAGTGCATCACAAAGTGATAGCAGATGTGGGTGTGCTACGGAAACACAGGTTAGGTGTTTTGGGTATTAGGATGCCTTGTCATAAGCAGCCCCACTACTACCTGCTTCTAGCTGAATTTCAAAAGAGCAAGTAGCAAGTAAGAGAGGTTGTTCTGAAAGAAATAGTGTCTTAAGTGGAACAAAGCTAATAATGTaccagagaaaatattttgtgaaaagcAGTGTTGTGGGAGGAAAGCTGGTATTCATGTAGGGCAATAAGAAGTCAGAGACACAGCAGACAAAAATCAGCTCACCTTTCACTGACTGATTTTTCATGTGTAACTGAAAAGCTGGGATTAACCTTGGACAAAAGCTTCCCTTGCACGATACCCTCTGTTCCAGCTCCAGGCAGCCCAAGTCAGTATTCACACATCAGTCAAGAAccaaaaaacaatgaaagagaGAAGCATATTTAGCCTGGTGTACTGATGTGTACTCATGAGGGTCCTTGCATTTGTGGCTGCTCACAAAGCAACGTCCTGCAAGAGCTCATGCAAACATCTCAATGCGTGGAGTCTTGCAAAGGCAATGCCTTGCCGCTTCAAAATCTTGGGTGTAACAAAAATATAGATTGGACAGAACTGCAGGTTCttcaggcagaaaataaaaataaataaacatattttaaaatcctaagCAATGCAGATACATTTTAGCAAAACACTTTCCCACATACACGGTCATTACAGCTTTTAGACTTAAAAGTGTCACTACGGACACCTACTCTGGCTCCTTCATATCGACACACATAGATTTCTTCAACCATGTCCATAAACTTTGACTAAGCTAAAGCAGAGCTTTTATAAAGCTATTGAGTTTTAATGCAAAGACTCTAAGTGGCTGATAACCCATGACATGCCAAGGTCAGTTTCTCCCCTGGTTAAATACACCATGTATTAAAATTTACTCTTCATTTATGGTTCCAGAAGGAAGATTTAGTAAAAATTAGCTAGAGTATGTAACAGCTTTGAACTTCTGGAGTTCAATGTGATTTGTAAgacattaaatattatttttatatgcagCAGAAATAGAATTTCCCTCTGttcttgaaggaaaaatagGACAAAGGTAACCAATACTTTATATGATGTAATATGTTTTCACAAAACTGTTTAAATTCTTTTGCTGAAAGTCCTTTTACAGTTCTCCTTTGGTAGGCAGAGAGAATTTCACTCGAGTTCTGCAAAATCCCAAACTTCTCCTGCATTTCGCCAGTGTCAGATACATCCAGCAGTCGTACACAATACAGAAGTGTATTTTCCTGGCATTCTTTTTCTTACTTCCTTAGCAGGAAAAGAAACCTACATTTATTTGCACTTCTGGGATGCCACAGGCAAAGACTAGAAAAGTGAATCTAGGCAGTACTGTGAACCCTGTGGGTCACCCTCATGGAAACCTGCTTCTAGATGCCAATCACTGCGGTGGTTTAACACATCCTGAAACTGCTTTTCTAGGTACCCTTGCTTCAGTACCTCTGCCATCAGCATCTGCCTTAGGACATGGGACCAGCAGCACAGCGTTAATGCACCCAGCGTGCTGTCCTACTGTGCTGAAGGATGTTATCCCTGTACGTTAGGCAGAAAAAGTCCATCCTCATCCATCCTCGTTAAGAATCCTAAGTTATTTCTTCTACTAATCTTAATGGAGGTTCTCATGCCACACAAATTTATAAGCCCAAAGGAAGCTGCATAGGGGAGTCAATGTCATGGAtacttgcttttcatttccttgttgAAACACAGATATGGAAATTAGGAGAACATGAACGTATCTATCTGATATAGCTAATAATTTAAAGccagggagaaaagaacagAGGAGGAATGACATTCCTCATTCCTCCCTATTAATGCTCTTTATAGATGCCTCTTTGAAAGGGTATCAACATCCATCAGCACACAGAGCTCAGAGCTGGGACTTGTACAAGAACACACCATctaatttaagaaaacaaaagagattATTGCTTTTACACTGAGAGCACAAGATGGTTGAATCAGAAGGAGGTGATTAGTGCCAAAAAAAGATGGGATTTGTATGGCAGCTTAACACGGAAGGTGATTTAAAAGATAGGATTAAATCAGAGACAAAGGTGCAGGTTCATAAAACTCTCAGTCCTACCCCTGTCAAATCAAAGGTAAATCTGCCAAAGCACTAAATCCCATGTAATCATTGCAAATTCCTATTGTCTTAAAAGGGAGCTGGATTAGGCCTCTAATTCGGTTCTGTAAAGTCTGTTTGGTCCAGATGAACAACCGAGAGATGGACAACCTCCAAGGAACAACTCTATGACATGGTCTCAACATCCTCCACTACGACTTGCCAACGCAATCACTCCCAATGTTACCCTGCAAACACTGGAGTAAAAGTGCTTTTGCCCATTAACTGCGAAATGCGTTTTGCCTTTCTGCCTCGCAAAAAAGCAATACCACATCTAATCTCACAAGTTCCCAGTGAGCCAAACACAAGATACTGTCCCTTGAATTCTTCCTGAGACCAACAAAGGCTTTCCATTATTTACAAATCAAAAGCATTTAGAGAcaatcatctttatttttttatttaaaacaaggaATGCCCTGTCACtattatgtaagaaaaaaatatagatcCAGCTATTTATACCCATCCTAATCCAAGCATTCAAAAAAATATAGTTCCTATTCATGCAGGTAATTGCTgcacaaaataataataataataataataataataataataacaataataataataataataataataataaaaaaaaataacaaaatactcTTTAGTTCCAACAATTCTCtcaatttatcttaaaaatccCACTTTCAAATTGTTGGAACAGTTGAAAATGATAAAAGTAAATATAGTTAAATCAATAGGATTATTTGCTTTTGATTATTAATTCCATTGctagtttttctttgtttttattatgcATACCAGTTTTACAAAgtgcatgctttatttttttttttttttttaattttgaactgGCAAGCTAAAATGATCcatcttttcctgccttttttttttaatgttaatacAGTCTAAAATCTAGCATTAAAAAATTTATCATGATACACCTGGTATATTGACTGCTTATGGCGCATGCTTGTCttggcaaaaaataaaaccaattggctcccctcccaccctccccgTTCTTTTTGGAAGCAATCTAAAAGTTAAAAGCAGGCTGGAACACAATtgcttcaagggaaaaaaaaaaaataatacctgatgctttaatttttgtcaCATGGCACTAGTCGTGGAATTGCCCGCACGCACACGCCCACACGCACACGCCCACCACGCACGCAAGCACGCACGCACGCTGCAACCTGCTCGTGAGGAAAATAGTTTATTAGGTCAGGAGTGCCACTGGCACATGAAGGCTCCCAGCTGTGTGTGCAACTTTGGATTTGGTACCCACTTCACGTCACCTTGAATCCTCTGACATCCACCAAGGGGGTAATGTAAGGCATACTTTGCTGGAACAGTAATAATCCATGCTTCATGCTCAAGAGCTGAGTCTCAGAGGAGGACTGGCTTTCTCTACTCCCTTTGGCCTCGCTCCGTCTCACTCAaggaacaaaaaacccaaaacaacagagaactggggaaaacaaggaaagcaaaagaagacaAATCCCTTTAAATGGACTTTCGCCTTTTCATCAGCCTGTGGTTATCTGTAAAGCTGTGCAACCCAGGTGAGATGGAGCTGACAGGAGATGGGAAAAGGctgttttttaatgtgcttgGCGAGATCTCCTCTATCTTGTAAGAGATGGAGTGAAAGTACTGGGGGTTCAGCTTTGAGCTGAACGAATTTTGGTGGGACACCACCCGGCTGGTGTACTCATGGGACCTGTAACACATGCAGGAACAAACTGACTGAAGGTCTGTTACTTCAGCCTTGTACCGTGGCCGACCATGCTGGGAGTCCTCTTGGATGTGGATAATCATGCTGTTGCGGTTCCCAGCCAGGGACGCCCGTTCCTCGGCATCCCGCCTCTCGTCCTCGCTGTTCATGGTTAAGAACCTGAGAACAACCAGATTTAGAAATGCCCCAATGACTGTCAACCCCACTAGAATGTACATAAAGCTAAAAGCCACGTAGAGAGGCTTCTTTTGAAGGGCCCCTTTGGTCTGCAGGGCCACATAGTCTCCAAACCCTATCGTAGTCAATGTTATAAAGCAGTAATAGTAAGCGTGGAAAAAGCTCCATTCCTCGTACTGGGAAAAGGCTGCTGCTCCAATGCAGAGTGTTCCCATGCAGGAGAAGAAACCCACAGTGACCATGTTTTCCATGGAGACCTCGGTGCTCCTCATCCCACAGCATTTTTTGATGCGTTTCAAGAGGTACTTGACGAAGGTGTTCATGCGCTCGCCCAAGCTCTGGAACATGACGAGTGTCAGTGGGATCCCCAGGACCGCATAGAACATGCAAAAGGCCTTCCCCGCATCCGTTCCTGGGGCAGCATGTCCATAACCTGGGAGGGGGAATGAAAAGACAGGACAGTCAGCAAGGCAGGTGATGACTACAGCTCCCCCTTCATGCAAGCCATGTGAATCGCAGAGACACTGATGCTGGAGCCAGATCCAAAGCTCCGGGAACATTGCAGCCACACAATCTTCCTATCTCCTCGCCCACATCCTCCATCCGAAGCAAACAAGACACAGAACAACAAAGTTGCACACACAGGAGTGGGAAAGACAAAAGAACGGCCAATCCATCCTACCTCAAAGAACTGTGCAGTCTCCTAAGCAAGATTATATCGCATTCATTTCCTAAAGAAATTTCACATCCATCCCGTATCGCGTGCAATAGCGGAAACATTGGAAATAGGTTGACTTGCCTACAGTATTTTTGAGAGGAGTTGGTGTTGCCCTGTCTCAAAACCAGAGTGCACTGGTGGCATCCAAATTCCGAGtctgctggcagcacagagtTAACAACATCCACAGACCCAATGACCAAAGAAATTCCTTTCCAAACTCTTCCATACTGAGCAAACCTTTCTCCTAGACACGCTATGAAAGCCACCCACTGCTGGAACACCATAGGACTTTAGGGGTTTAATGCCTGCTCTATCTTTAATTATTGAAGAATAAACAACTTACCATCTTGTTTTATAGTTTACAGCTTTTTCAGCTAGTGTGGCAAAGGCAATTTTGTTAGGGTATTAAACTAATCCGGAAGAGAGGATGTAGCATGTTTTGCAGCATAGTTTACAGATAGTAAAATCATGGCTAAACCTTTATTCTAAATCAAACCAtaaagggtgtgtgtgtgtgtgtctgttctgaaattataatttcactttttcacATCATGGTGctttaaaaaatggcatttcttaCAGCTAAGATTCTAACTGATAGTTCCAAAGTCTCCAAAATGGGATGGCTGGGACTCACCTGGCCTCGGTGTGCACTGATCACTTGAATACCACTACCTAGACTCCCCTTAAAGCCAATGAATAGAAATATGCACTTCCCAGGTGCAGTTTATCTCATCTACACCTAGGTGTCTAAAGCAGGTCAATGAGTTCTTCTCAGGAGGTGCCCATTTCACTACAGACATTGTAACAGAAGTCTAGGGACAGAACTCAGTTCAGGATTAATATACTTAAATTTTGGTATCTTGTGTGCGTGCTAGGTGCCCAAGCTCCCATTATAGTCAATAAAGATTTAATGAAAACAGCCAGTAGTGAGTTATTTAACTGACCATCCCAAGTCTACCTTATGGCAAGATGAAAGGACGGTACTGACTGTTCCATTGATTGTATTCGTTAGGTCCCCATTAGACTGACTAGACATCTGTTGACTGCCAAAGAATTTAGACACCTACTGCACAGGTAGACAACTACGTGCAAACAGCTGAATGCAGGTGTCTTAATCATGAGTAGAGCTCCACCTTCAGTGACTAGCTCCAGTGTAGGAGCCTGCAGTGTAGACACTGCGGGTTTAGATTGGCTTTATAGAAAGAGGTACCTAACATTATCTGAGACCCCATAGCTATCAGGATATCCATAGAGGGCTGGCAGATGGAACACAGGGCATACAGCAGACCCACATGCTTACAGAGCAGAAGCTAGACAGCACCTGAGATACTACTGAGGCAGACTAGAAGAGCATGGCTATTCTCTGCAGACCATTCCCATTGTACTGCCTCATCCCTGCCCAACACCTTTAGACTCAGGTTATGGACCTGCTGCTCTgaatttgtcttatttttttttaacgtgtTGACACTGCCTACCGCCCCAACCTCCTGTGGCAACAGATTCCAGAAGTTCACTGTCTGCTGCGTAAAAAAGTATTGCATAATTTCAAGAAGGCCTCCTTGTTTCAGCTAAAGCCCATTAGCTCTACTATTAGACTTCTGTACCTACCTTATCCATCACCTGCATGACTTCAGCTAAACTCAGCTTTACCTCTGCCCTCAGTTGTCTCCCATCTGAACTGGAGCCACAGCCCTTTTAGCTCATATAGCAGAAATCACATGCCTTTGATGTCCTTCCCTGGACCTTCTCTAGCTCTATCCCATTATTTCTGAGGGCAGAGATCAGAACTCTGCATAGCCCTGAGGATGTGAGAGCACCACAGAGTCTGCAGTATTGCTAGAACAAAAATATGAACACCAGGCAACCTTCAAGATGAAAAGCAACAGtggacaggaaaataaaatgagaaaaccaGCAAGAATGCCCTCCAAAAAGCATCAGGTATTTCCTTAGCTCAGTTGCTAGCTGTTGGCAGATGGATGGGATGCAAAAACCAGTCTACAAAGAAGCACATAAATCAAAACAGGAAGTTCTTTTTAGGTTACAAAACAAAGAGATTCACCTGTTGTATTGGGCCAGGTAGCCTGTTCATcataaaaaagcatttccaaatTAGCTGGAAAGGGAAGTGTCTTCAATAGATTGATGCTGGGTTTGTTCCACCTGACTGTCCCTCAATAAAGGCTATAATTGCCTCTCATTACTAAGATCAGCTTTTGAACTACAGGGGTGTTAATTAAACCAGGGACATCTTCCCATTTTATAGCTTTAGTTACAGCTgataaagagaaggaaagcttcagaaaatgtgattttccaGATGGTTGCAGAGATGGCAGTTGGTAGAAACAGCTTTCACTTCGGGTTCTAAAGAAAATGGTTGGggtgaaaaaagatttcttttgatATCACTATATCCCTCTCTCCAAAGGTATCCACAGAGACAGTTTACGGAGGttataaaacattaatattatATGCTGACACACTATCTTCAGTTGAATTTCTAAGATTTGTCACAGACTTTGTAATTAACTTGGGACTCACAGCTCTCCCACAAGATAGGAGTATATCCATATCCCTgttttacagaaaggaaagcacAGACACAGGCTATAATTTCTCTCCTATCCACATAGGTAGACAGAATATCCAGAAATTCTGATTTCTATTCTGCCCCACGTCACACTCACTTTCCACAATATCAGATAAATGTCTTTTACCGTATTTTCACCATGAAGCTGGGGTAAAGAAAGTACTTTATTCATGAAGCTGTAGTAAGACTTTACAAACAGATTCAAGTACAGGGGATCAGAGTCATATATTTCTCCAGTGCAATATGGCTTTAAATAATAGGCACCTCAGTCATTGCTTTTAGCACTCTGAAATGAGGGGTTTCGAAATACACCAAAGACAGACTTAACTCTCCATAACTTTAGCATTACAGAATCTATCCTGCCATACAGAGAGCAATACATGAAAAGTAAACTCCAGCAAGTGCATGTTCTCTGAAATTCAGTAAATctcaaatttaaaacaaaccactGTCTTCTTAACATCAGAGACTGCCtctgagaaaaatgagaaggtCAGTAATTGCCAGGGGAAGAGGGACACAGAGGATCATTAATGCCGGAAAATAGCCCTCTGCAGTGCACTGGGTCAGTCTCCACGTAGTTGGGTTTTACTTGTGTCAAGGCAGAAGCAGAAGCAACTGCCTTGGTAGCAGATTTCAGCTACCAAAATTCAGCCTAAGTTCCTCTACAAGAATGCCACTGCCCTTTACCAGAGTATAAAGTGATGACTCCATGTGAAGCATAAGAAACACAAAGCTTAAAGAGAAATAGAAAGGTTAAGCATGACATTGGTATTTCTCACTCTTCTGtggtgaagaagaaaaatcaaacagaagACCTTAAAATTAGGTATAGCAAATGCATCCCCTAACAGGCCATGGGGCTGAGGTAACAGTAAGAAAGGTAAAAATGGAGTTTTACATTGGACCACACCTAGGTAAATATTACCTATACTACTCCAGTACACTAACCAGTTTGCTGAGGTCCCACAATACAGCAATATGACCACAGCACGCACAGGTTTGTCTGATATTTAATGATAGATAATTTGAATGATCAAGGACAGTCAAAATAACTCTCACCTTGATTGGAAGTGATGTCATTAGTACTCTCCCTTTCATAATACCTCCCAGCTGCTTAGGCTTTCAAGACAGAGCTCATCCGGGTTGGCACTGAGAAGAATAGTTTGGCATGAAGAAATGTCATGTCTCAGAGTGCTACTCCAATTCTGGACTGCAGAGCATCAATGCATCACCAAAGCCGTCTCCTTCCAGTTATGGAAGGGCTGGGCTACAGACATCAAGCAGAACTGCAGGGCGGTGTAGGCAAGGAATGAAAAGGGTCAGAAAGAAAGGGCTGACACCAAATGGGTACTCTGTTGAGGTCTTCCCTGCCTTTGATTTTTCCAGGCCTTGTCTGTTCTCTGGTGAAAAACTCTCAAAGACCATGTGCATCTATATGTAATTCTAGAAAAAAAGggaatactattttcttgtttgCCGGattataaaatcatagaatcatagaattattaaggttggaaaagacctctaggatcatcaagtccaactgtcaacccaacaccaccgtgcCTCTTAAAcaatgccctgaagtgccacgtctgcaggttttttgaacacctccagggatggtgactcccccacctctctgggcagcctgttccagtgcctgacccctctttcagggaagaaatttttcctaatacccaatctaaacctcccctgatgcagcttgaggccatagCTATGAAAACCTGGGGAAAACCCACTCAGCCTCTTTCAAAGCCTATTTTTCCATGGTGCCTTTCAGATGAAACATAAAGAGAAACTCCTTATTACAATCCATACGAGGGCCATCCAGGAGGACAACCCAAATAGGTTTCTCTCACTTCTAAAGGGACATTGAGCTGGGCTGCCAGGCCACAGCTATAGCATGCAGTGGAACACTGTGCACAGCTACCCTGAATCCAACAGTGACCACAAGCAGATGGCTGGGGAAAAGTGTAGgaattatataattatatgtGACATTTCCCCCAAGTATTCATGTACCCAGCTTCATCATTTGGAGCTCACGGTTTTTCTAAGCCAGATATGGTTTCACTGGTTTTACTAATGCACAATGGATTTCTCTTCCATGAGCTTGGGCATTGTCCCTTGAACGTGTATAAACTTTTAGCACCTGAACATCCTATGGCAAGAAAGTCCATAGATTGTCCatgtgttctttaaaaaaatcaccatcGTGTCTTTACTTCTCTCCCATTACTATCATCTGATGTCCCCACCTACTCTATGGAAGACATGAGACTATTCCCCTTCTTTGCGTCACTCATgattttatggacattttatcAACAAAAATGCCGTGCTGGCAGTCAGGCCCTAAGCAAATATCTTTGGCACCGTATAGCCTCACGTGGACAGACCAGCTTGCTTAGATCTATAACAGTGATCTTTGCACCATGCCTAGCTGCAGGGTATAGACAGGCCCAGGACATCTGTCTTGCCCTCCAACCCAAATTCTCTTTAATGCTTTGCTTCTGGTGCAAAAAGGATCTCAATAAGCAACTTAATGCTATTGCAATGATGCAGGCTGCCTGGAATAAGTAAATccataacaaaaataaaacattaggggaaaaaatcctgaaTACTTTCAGTGTGTTGCATCTACACAGTAACCACGTCCAGTACTGCAAGGTGACATCTGCTCTAGCAAACTAAGCTGGGACAAGGGATCGATTCCACTACCAACCCACGATTGTCCACACTCTTAAATCATTAGCACAGTTCCTGTCATGGCTTTATCCTGGACCAACCAGCACTGTCACAGGCAAAGTCCATGCCTGGTCCACCCGTGGAGGTTAACACTGGCCAGGGACCACTGCAGCAAAGCACCACTCTGGAGCAGTAGGTGTGTTTAGCTGTTACTGACGTTCTCCATGCCATCCCTGCTGGCCTCGTGTCTTACAAAACACAGGTTCTGCTCTACTTCATAGGATAGAAGGAGCCTGCATGGTGCAAAGCACTAGGCTATGTCAGAAATTGGGAGAGGTTTGTCTCTAGAAGTGCACTGGTACCAAGCCAAATACATGGTcagtgttaaaaaataaaaattaaatgcgGCAGTGGTAAGTTATTTATAGATCGCGTTCCGGCCAGTGTGTAGCTGCAAAGTGTCTACGCCTCATTCACATTCACAGTCAATGTACAACAGGTTTTAGATGTCTTGAATCAACACTCTGCGTTATTCATGAGGGATACTTTATTTCTCTCAGGAGCAGGTTCCTTCCTTCATTCATCTACACATCACTCATGCCCATGATGGACATTTGGGCCTGGTTGTCTCTGACAACAGCCtctggaaagaaataaactaCTCCATCCCTGTGACTCAAACCTTTCTTACTCATGCTGGCAGCAGTCCTGGCCGTGAGATAATGAAAAGAGGATAAAGGCACCTGTTACTCAGATGGGCACGCATAATTCAGATTAAAACATCTTCCTGATGTCACACACTTCACTTCAGAGGTCCACCTACGTCAGAGAAACTGCCACAAAGAACAGGCTGGCTCTCCGCTGGATTTGCTGCTCATGCTttcagcagggagaagaaacagtGTGGCCTTCGCAGTGCAGATGAAAGAGGTTTCAGTAGGGATCAGGAAGATACTTCATCTAACTAACCGGTAGTAAACTTATTTACCAGGACAAAGGCATTCTTCTGTAAGGAAATTGAGAGCACATTACGGAT contains the following coding sequences:
- the KCNK9 gene encoding potassium channel subfamily K member 9, yielding MALRTGTAWFGQVLRRVSRLQGTWSRRSSSLLCLSSSQEPEQAGGERPPPQHKLPRSSGSGGGGRRQPPRHLPPCCGCCGLSDPRAARGGHGPLTRPLLAAMKRQNVRTLSLIICTFTYLLVGAAVFDALESDNEMREEEKLKAEEIRLKGKYNITSEDYRQLELVIMQSEPHRAGVQWKFAGSFYFAITVITTIGYGHAAPGTDAGKAFCMFYAVLGIPLTLVMFQSLGERMNTFVKYLLKRIKKCCGMRSTEVSMENMVTVGFFSCMGTLCIGAAAFSQYEEWSFFHAYYYCFITLTTIGFGDYVALQTKGALQKKPLYVAFSFMYILVGLTVIGAFLNLVVLRFLTMNSEDERRDAEERASLAGNRNSMIIHIQEDSQHGRPRYKAEVTDLQSVCSCMCYRSHEYTSRVVSHQNSFSSKLNPQYFHSISYKIEEISPSTLKNSLFPSPVSSISPGLHSFTDNHRLMKRRKSI